A genome region from Alphaproteobacteria bacterium includes the following:
- a CDS encoding DUF1285 domain-containing protein: protein MMKKPEDAPPEQYDIKILKNGTWLYNGTPINRHNLVKLFATVLQKDAEGRYWLVTPYERGVIEVEDVPFTAIELRVESAGRGQKLSFRTNLDEWVDAGPLHPIRVAHDAKTQEPSPYVMVRGGMEARISRAVYYELAALAVPDDADAESLGVWSRNEFYAIGRAG, encoded by the coding sequence ATGATGAAAAAGCCCGAAGACGCGCCGCCCGAACAATACGACATCAAAATCCTGAAAAACGGGACATGGCTGTATAACGGCACGCCGATTAATAGACATAATCTTGTAAAATTATTCGCAACCGTGCTACAAAAGGATGCCGAAGGCCGTTATTGGCTGGTCACGCCCTATGAACGCGGCGTGATCGAGGTGGAGGATGTTCCTTTTACCGCCATAGAGCTTCGGGTAGAGTCGGCGGGCAGGGGGCAAAAACTTTCTTTCCGCACCAACCTGGATGAATGGGTGGATGCAGGGCCCTTGCACCCGATCCGCGTCGCGCATGACGCAAAGACGCAAGAACCGTCGCCCTATGTGATGGTGCGGGGCGGCATGGAGGCGCGGATAAGCCGCGCGGTATATTACGAACTGGCGGCGCTGGCCGTCCCGGATGACGCGGATGCCGAAAGTTTGGGTGTCTGGAGCCGGAATGAATTTTACGCGATAGGGCGGGCAGGTTGA
- a CDS encoding CCA tRNA nucleotidyltransferase, with protein MTVYNGKIARKSWMIAPETVAVMDALQATGVEARFVGGCVRNALVNRPVIDIDIATPLRPEQVIEHLQAAKIRYIPTGLQHGTVTAIVDGKAFEITTLRIDVNPFGRHAQVQFTDDWEKDASRRDFTINAMSANMDGDVYDPFTGIEDLRTGRVIFVGYPETRIQEDILRILRYFRFFAHFGQGRPDAAALVACAKLANRLPRLSAERIRTEIFKILESDRCAITWNIMLRAGVTTHFLPEATGLKTLERLLELEADHHSHPFVLRRLAALLDVTPTGLVALTRSLRLSNDQATVLMKLMNPGMPVSTDMPEQDVRKLVYVHGNDMARSLLLLCAARQFDNGNLDALYNVATAFRPPRFPLIGDDVLKLGWPAGPHVGRILKNMEEWWISQDFQPGRTEALKLLAARHVPPVSSGTPALQA; from the coding sequence ATGACCGTCTATAACGGCAAAATCGCGCGCAAATCGTGGATGATCGCACCGGAAACGGTGGCCGTGATGGACGCATTGCAGGCAACAGGGGTGGAGGCGCGGTTTGTCGGCGGCTGCGTGCGCAATGCGCTGGTCAACCGCCCCGTGATCGATATCGATATCGCAACGCCGCTGCGCCCCGAACAGGTGATCGAGCATCTGCAGGCCGCCAAAATCCGCTACATCCCCACGGGTCTGCAGCATGGCACGGTGACGGCGATTGTCGACGGCAAGGCGTTTGAAATCACCACGCTGCGCATCGATGTGAACCCCTTCGGCCGCCATGCGCAGGTGCAGTTCACCGATGATTGGGAAAAAGACGCGTCGCGCCGCGATTTCACCATCAACGCGATGTCCGCCAATATGGACGGCGATGTGTACGACCCCTTCACGGGGATCGAGGATTTGCGCACCGGCCGCGTCATTTTCGTGGGCTATCCCGAAACGCGCATCCAGGAAGATATTTTGCGCATCCTGCGCTATTTCCGTTTCTTCGCCCATTTCGGGCAGGGGCGCCCCGATGCCGCCGCGCTGGTCGCCTGCGCGAAACTGGCGAACCGCCTGCCGCGGTTGTCGGCGGAGCGCATCCGCACCGAAATTTTCAAGATACTGGAATCCGACCGCTGCGCGATCACATGGAACATCATGCTGCGCGCGGGCGTGACCACGCATTTCCTGCCCGAAGCGACGGGTCTGAAAACGCTGGAAAGGCTGCTGGAGCTGGAGGCCGACCACCACAGCCATCCCTTCGTGCTGCGCAGGCTCGCCGCGCTGCTGGATGTCACGCCGACGGGGCTGGTCGCGCTCACGCGTTCCTTGCGCCTGTCGAACGATCAGGCGACTGTGCTGATGAAGCTGATGAACCCCGGCATGCCGGTTTCGACCGATATGCCCGAACAGGATGTGCGCAAGCTTGTGTATGTGCATGGCAACGATATGGCGCGCAGCCTGCTGCTGCTGTGCGCCGCACGGCAGTTCGACAACGGCAACCTTGACGCGCTCTACAACGTCGCAACCGCCTTCCGCCCGCCGCGCTTCCCCTTGATCGGCGACGATGTGCTGAAACTTGGCTGGCCCGCAGGTCCGCATGTGGGGCGCATCCTGAAGAACATGGAAGAATGGTGGATCTCGCAGGATTTCCAGCCCGGCCGCACCGAGGCGTTGAAACTGCTCGCCGCCCGGCATGTGCCGCCGGTTTCCTCCGGCACGCCCGCGCTGCAGGCCTAA
- a CDS encoding CoA pyrophosphatase — MITLKDIETHLKAYTPGAGSGDGALNPGMVMHPPTRDASVLILLIDRPEGVTILFTERTHTLNAHAGQVSFPGGGVEAQDKDANETALREAQEEIGLVPANARVLGQLDEYVTRTGFRVTPVVAVLEKDQTWVPSPDEVARIFEVPVESIFQDLKEESLTFEGGERRFYGMMWDDVHIWGATAGMLRNFADVVNKPVPPANDTVQPKSDTRKNGTTTSKPGNQ, encoded by the coding sequence ATGATCACGCTGAAAGACATCGAAACACACCTGAAAGCCTATACACCCGGCGCCGGCAGCGGCGACGGCGCGCTGAACCCCGGCATGGTCATGCATCCGCCCACGCGCGACGCGTCTGTGCTGATTTTGCTGATCGACCGCCCCGAAGGCGTCACGATTCTGTTCACCGAACGCACCCATACGCTGAACGCCCATGCGGGGCAGGTCAGCTTCCCGGGCGGCGGGGTGGAGGCGCAGGACAAGGACGCGAACGAAACGGCGCTGCGCGAAGCGCAGGAAGAAATCGGCCTTGTGCCCGCCAATGCGCGCGTGCTTGGCCAACTGGATGAATACGTGACCCGCACGGGTTTCCGCGTCACGCCCGTCGTGGCGGTGCTGGAAAAAGACCAAACATGGGTGCCCAGCCCCGACGAAGTTGCGCGCATTTTCGAAGTGCCGGTGGAAAGCATTTTTCAGGACCTGAAAGAAGAAAGCCTGACCTTTGAGGGCGGCGAGCGGCGTTTTTACGGTATGATGTGGGACGATGTGCATATCTGGGGCGCAACCGCCGGCATGCTGCGCAATTTCGCGGATGTGGTGAACAAGCCCGTCCCGCCGGCTAATGATACGGTCCAACCCAAATCCGACACCCGCAAAAACGGCACAACCACTTCCAAACCAGGCAACCAGTAA